A part of Acidobacteriota bacterium genomic DNA contains:
- a CDS encoding TonB-dependent receptor: protein MVIDRLDAVPFLRRDRSALRAFVFVLLSAVVVTAAAAQAVVPPLSGQVLDQSGAVLSGVSVQVTSTDRRTTQVTVTDASGRYAFAGVPAGQYVVTFQFLNFADVRRRGVAVSATAPARVDVTMLLALDAAVVVTAADTFRNLADLPHPEESLVGIATAASEGAVTARQIAARPIMRAGEVLEAVPGVIISQHSGEGKANQYYLRGFNLDHGTDFATTVAGLPINLPTHAHGQGYSDLNFLIPELVTGVQFRKGPYDAQDGDFAAAGSANINYANVLPHALASMSAGQDGWSRALLAASPRVGRGTLLGALEVNHHDGPWALPDDYRKVNAVLRYSQGNGQNAFSLTGMAYRSRWNSTDQVPDRAIADGTLSRFGTVDTTDGGETARYAAVAEFQRTSATTLTRATAYASRYRLNLFSNFTYFLEDLDRGDQFEQADRRWVTGGRVTQTRRVRWAGRTGESTYGVQIRHDDVPLVGLFRTAARRRIGVTRQDAVAQTSAGAFVTNELRWLPWLRTTAGLRLDAYRFRVDADDPANSGTAASTLVSPKGGVILGPWRKTELYVSAGTGHHSNDARGATITRDPSSGDAVEPVTPLVRATGSEVGIRTIAIPRLQSTVAIWRLDLASELLFIGDAGTTEASRPSRRHGIEWTNYLRLSSVLTADADLAWSDARFTDDDPAGIRIPGAARVVASLGVTVETTRGAFGSARLRYFGPRPLIEDDSVRSKATSLVNAQIGYHLTPRVHVVFDAFNVLNARASDVDYFYTSRLRGEPAAGVDDIHTHPTLPRTVRAVLRLQF, encoded by the coding sequence ATGGTGATCGATCGTCTGGATGCGGTGCCGTTCCTTCGCAGGGACCGCTCAGCTCTCCGTGCCTTCGTCTTCGTCCTCCTGAGTGCTGTCGTCGTGACGGCGGCCGCGGCGCAGGCGGTCGTTCCACCGCTGTCGGGCCAGGTGCTCGACCAGAGCGGCGCCGTCCTATCCGGAGTCTCGGTGCAGGTCACCTCGACCGACCGGAGGACGACGCAGGTCACGGTGACCGACGCGTCCGGCCGCTACGCGTTCGCCGGAGTGCCGGCCGGGCAATACGTCGTCACCTTCCAGTTCCTGAACTTCGCGGACGTGCGGCGACGCGGCGTCGCGGTCTCCGCGACGGCTCCCGCCCGTGTGGACGTGACGATGCTGCTCGCGCTCGACGCGGCGGTCGTCGTCACGGCGGCCGACACGTTTCGCAATCTCGCGGATCTGCCGCATCCGGAAGAGAGCCTCGTCGGCATCGCCACGGCCGCGAGCGAGGGAGCGGTGACGGCGAGGCAGATCGCCGCACGGCCGATCATGCGCGCCGGTGAGGTGCTCGAGGCCGTGCCGGGCGTCATCATCAGCCAGCACAGCGGGGAGGGCAAAGCCAACCAGTACTACCTGCGTGGCTTCAACTTGGATCACGGGACGGACTTCGCGACGACCGTGGCCGGCCTCCCGATCAACCTGCCGACGCATGCCCATGGCCAGGGCTATTCGGACCTCAACTTCCTGATTCCCGAGCTCGTCACCGGCGTGCAATTCCGCAAGGGGCCCTACGACGCGCAGGACGGCGACTTCGCGGCCGCCGGTTCGGCGAACATCAACTACGCGAACGTCCTGCCGCACGCTCTTGCCAGCATGAGCGCGGGTCAGGACGGCTGGTCTAGAGCGCTGCTGGCCGCGTCTCCGCGCGTCGGCCGCGGCACGTTGCTCGGCGCGCTGGAAGTGAATCACCACGACGGTCCGTGGGCGCTGCCCGATGACTATCGCAAGGTCAACGCAGTGCTGCGTTACAGCCAGGGGAATGGGCAGAATGCGTTCTCGCTCACCGGCATGGCCTACCGCAGCCGCTGGAACTCGACCGACCAGGTGCCGGATCGCGCGATTGCCGATGGGACGCTCTCGCGGTTCGGGACCGTCGATACGACGGATGGCGGAGAAACGGCGCGCTACGCGGCGGTGGCGGAGTTCCAGCGCACGTCAGCGACCACGCTCACTCGCGCGACCGCCTACGCGTCACGTTATCGGCTGAACCTGTTCTCCAACTTCACCTACTTCCTCGAGGATCTCGATCGCGGCGATCAGTTCGAGCAGGCCGACCGGCGATGGGTGACCGGCGGGCGCGTCACGCAGACGCGCCGCGTGCGCTGGGCCGGGCGTACCGGCGAAAGCACGTACGGCGTTCAGATCCGCCACGACGACGTTCCTCTCGTCGGCCTGTTCCGAACCGCAGCACGCCGGCGTATCGGCGTCACGCGGCAGGACGCGGTCGCGCAGACATCGGCCGGTGCATTCGTCACGAACGAGCTGCGCTGGCTGCCCTGGCTGCGCACCACGGCGGGCCTCAGGCTGGACGCGTATCGTTTTCGCGTCGATGCCGACGATCCGGCGAATTCCGGGACGGCCGCCTCCACGCTCGTGAGCCCGAAGGGCGGCGTCATCCTGGGGCCCTGGCGGAAGACGGAGCTCTACGTGAGCGCGGGCACAGGACACCACAGCAACGATGCACGAGGCGCGACGATCACGCGCGACCCGTCGTCGGGTGACGCGGTCGAGCCCGTGACGCCCCTGGTTCGTGCCACGGGAAGCGAGGTGGGCATTCGGACGATCGCGATCCCGCGGCTCCAGTCCACCGTCGCGATCTGGCGGCTCGACCTCGCATCGGAGCTGCTCTTCATCGGCGACGCCGGCACCACCGAAGCGAGTCGGCCCAGCCGTCGTCACGGTATCGAGTGGACCAATTACCTCCGGCTGTCTTCTGTGTTGACCGCGGACGCCGATCTTGCCTGGTCGGACGCGCGATTCACGGACGACGACCCGGCGGGGATTCGGATTCCCGGCGCGGCGCGCGTCGTGGCGTCGCTCGGCGTGACGGTCGAGACGACGCGCGGCGCTTTCGGCAGCGCCCGGCTCCGCTACTTCGGACCGCGGCCCTTGATCGAGGACGACAGCGTGCGATCGAAGGCCACCAGTCTCGTGAACGCGCAGATCGGCTATCACCTGACGCCGCGCGTCCATGTCGTCTTCGACGCGTTCAACGTGCTGAACGCAAGGGCCAGCGACGTGGACTACTTCTACACGTCGCGTCTCAGGGGAGAGCCGGCCGCCGGCGTCGACGACATCCACACGCATCCGACGCTGCCCAGGACCGTGCGAGCCGTGTTGCGCCTGCAGTTCTGA